One window of the Bradyrhizobium sp. NP1 genome contains the following:
- a CDS encoding aspartate dehydrogenase: MSIRVAIAGLGAIGRTVARKLADGLPGLSLSAVAARDRDKARAWLEGERIACPVVPLDALPSVADLAVECAPAAILGQICTPMLKAGKRVMVLSASALLPRPELVELARVHGGQLILPTGALIGLDAVVAAAEGTIHSVQVVTRKPPQGLAGAPYLVEHAISVDGLADAKRVFKGSAREAAAAFPANVNVVAALSLAGIGPDRTVIEVWADPAVTRNCHHIEVDADSARFSMTIENIPSENPRTGRITALSVIAALRKLGAPLVVGT, encoded by the coding sequence TTGTCCATTCGTGTCGCCATTGCCGGTCTCGGCGCGATCGGCCGTACCGTTGCCCGCAAGCTCGCCGACGGCCTTCCCGGCCTTTCACTTTCCGCCGTTGCGGCGCGCGACCGCGACAAGGCGCGCGCGTGGCTTGAAGGCGAGCGCATCGCCTGTCCGGTCGTGCCGCTCGACGCGCTGCCTTCGGTCGCGGACCTTGCCGTGGAATGTGCGCCGGCGGCGATCCTCGGCCAGATCTGCACGCCGATGCTCAAAGCCGGCAAGCGAGTCATGGTGCTGAGCGCGAGCGCGCTGTTGCCGCGGCCCGAGCTCGTCGAGCTGGCGCGCGTCCATGGCGGCCAGTTGATCCTGCCGACCGGTGCGCTGATCGGGCTCGACGCCGTGGTCGCCGCGGCCGAAGGCACCATTCACAGCGTCCAGGTCGTGACCCGCAAGCCGCCGCAGGGCCTTGCCGGCGCGCCCTATCTGGTCGAGCACGCGATCTCGGTCGACGGCCTCGCTGACGCCAAACGCGTGTTCAAGGGCTCCGCGCGCGAAGCTGCGGCCGCGTTCCCGGCCAATGTCAACGTGGTCGCCGCGTTGTCGCTCGCCGGCATCGGACCGGACCGCACCGTCATCGAAGTTTGGGCGGACCCCGCGGTGACGCGGAACTGCCATCACATCGAGGTGGACGCGGATTCCGCGCGCTTTTCGATGACCATCGAAAACATTCCTTCGGAAAACCCGCGGACCGGCCGCATCACGGCGCTCTCGGTTATCGCGGCGTTGCGCAAGCTCGGCGCACCGCTGGTGGTCGGCACCTGA
- a CDS encoding CpaD family pilus assembly protein codes for MTNGQKVGRSRTLRAIGMLAGLSAVLGGCVWGPQASVTAAVPEDYRLRHPIAITEGNRSIVVFIGHGRTGLTVAQRSDVMGLARTWVQEGTGAVVAEVPVATPNARAAEATLQEIRGLLIAGGVPSRGITLRRYHPDDPRLLAAIRLSYTRIEAVAGPCGLWPEDLGPSINDPSYGDNKPYYNFGCATQRNLAAMIDNPSDLVQPRAETPPYTARRTIAFDHYRKGESTTTSYPEADKAKLSDAAK; via the coding sequence ATGACAAACGGACAGAAGGTCGGTCGCTCTCGAACACTGCGCGCCATCGGCATGCTCGCCGGCCTGTCAGCCGTGCTCGGCGGGTGCGTCTGGGGACCTCAAGCAAGCGTGACGGCGGCTGTTCCCGAAGACTACCGCCTGCGCCATCCGATCGCGATCACGGAAGGCAACCGTTCGATCGTCGTTTTCATCGGCCATGGCCGCACCGGCCTTACCGTCGCGCAGCGCTCCGACGTGATGGGCCTGGCGCGCACCTGGGTTCAGGAAGGGACCGGCGCTGTCGTGGCCGAGGTGCCGGTGGCAACGCCGAACGCAAGAGCCGCGGAGGCCACGCTGCAGGAAATTCGCGGCTTGCTGATCGCCGGCGGCGTGCCCTCGCGCGGCATCACGCTGCGTCGCTATCACCCCGACGACCCCCGGCTGCTTGCGGCGATCAGGCTGAGCTATACGCGGATCGAGGCGGTCGCGGGACCGTGCGGCCTGTGGCCGGAGGATCTCGGTCCCTCGATCAACGATCCCAGCTACGGCGACAACAAGCCGTACTACAATTTCGGCTGCGCGACCCAGCGCAACCTCGCCGCGATGATCGACAACCCATCGGATCTGGTGCAGCCGCGCGCGGAGACGCCGCCCTACACGGCGCGCCGGACCATCGCGTTCGATCACTATCGCAAGGGTGAGTCGACCACCACCAGCTATCCGGAAGCCGACAAGGCCAAACTCAGCGACGCTGCCAAATGA
- a CDS encoding tetratricopeptide repeat protein — translation MFRQFPRRGRYPRLVATPLSSAILLLCLCGCQTTAPPDVTGSLGDAAPASRPADPRREVDAYRERYRANPNDPNLALQYAKALRANGERSQAVAVLEQATLANPGDKALRAGYGRALADNGNFQQAFDVLGQAHSPEDPDWRLLSVQGAVLDQLGRYEEARQYYASALRIVPDEPSVLSNLGLSYILSKDLAKAEEVLRRAYNHTDKDPRVRMNLAVAVGLQGRAAEAEQIAKADLPVEEATANVAELKRLLSRKEAARGPAAKKSVAAAAGSD, via the coding sequence ATGTTCCGGCAATTTCCCAGACGAGGTCGCTACCCGCGACTGGTTGCAACCCCGCTGTCGTCCGCGATCCTCCTGCTCTGCCTCTGCGGTTGCCAGACAACGGCGCCGCCCGATGTCACGGGGTCGCTGGGTGATGCGGCTCCGGCGAGCCGCCCAGCCGATCCGCGGCGGGAAGTCGACGCCTATCGCGAGCGCTACCGCGCCAATCCGAACGACCCGAACCTCGCGCTGCAATACGCCAAGGCGCTGCGGGCCAATGGCGAGCGGTCACAGGCTGTCGCCGTGCTCGAACAGGCCACGCTGGCCAATCCCGGCGACAAGGCGCTTCGCGCCGGCTACGGGCGGGCGCTGGCGGACAACGGAAATTTCCAGCAGGCCTTCGACGTGCTGGGCCAGGCCCACTCGCCGGAAGATCCGGACTGGCGGCTGCTCTCGGTGCAGGGAGCTGTGCTCGATCAGCTCGGCCGCTATGAGGAGGCGCGGCAATACTATGCCAGCGCCCTGCGAATCGTGCCGGACGAGCCGTCCGTGCTGTCCAATCTCGGCCTGTCCTACATCCTGTCAAAGGATCTCGCGAAGGCCGAAGAGGTGTTGCGTCGCGCCTACAACCACACGGACAAGGACCCGCGGGTGCGGATGAATCTCGCGGTGGCGGTTGGGTTGCAGGGCCGCGCCGCCGAGGCCGAGCAGATCGCGAAGGCTGATCTGCCGGTCGAGGAGGCGACCGCCAATGTCGCCGAGCTGAAGCGGCTGTTGTCCCGAAAAGAGGCTGCGCGCGGTCCGGCGGCGAAAAAGTCGGTTGCGGCCGCAGCGGGCTCCGACTGA
- a CDS encoding YraN family protein, protein MTKPDDGPAQHSAARPASPERLAAFRTGLSAEARACAYLMAKGYRILARRFRTPHGEIDIVAKRRDLLAFVEVKARASLDDAAFAVTPRQQMRIVNAAQIWLAAHPDHANFELRFDAILIAPRRLPRHVLAAFDASS, encoded by the coding sequence ATGACGAAGCCTGACGACGGCCCGGCGCAGCACAGTGCGGCCAGGCCCGCTTCGCCGGAGCGGCTGGCGGCGTTTCGCACCGGCCTGTCCGCGGAAGCCCGCGCCTGCGCCTATTTGATGGCCAAGGGCTACCGCATCCTGGCGCGACGCTTCCGCACCCCGCATGGCGAGATCGACATCGTCGCGAAACGGCGCGACCTGCTCGCCTTCGTCGAGGTCAAGGCCCGTGCGTCGCTGGATGACGCCGCCTTTGCGGTGACGCCGCGCCAGCAGATGCGCATCGTCAATGCCGCCCAGATCTGGCTCGCCGCACATCCCGACCATGCTAATTTCGAGCTGCGTTTCGACGCAATCCTGATTGCGCCGCGGCGCCTGCCGCGCCATGTGTTGGCGGCATTCGACGCCAGCAGTTGA
- a CDS encoding ferredoxin produces MYVILTSKPGQFRTEIGDGLRALEAYDYLFYGQKKAHFVIAELVKDSTKIRVVEDETEIVNDVPCKFLEKFETSERAYKELEHLTTFGHMQTALRKTAVAG; encoded by the coding sequence ATGTATGTCATCCTGACCAGCAAGCCCGGACAGTTCAGGACCGAGATCGGCGACGGGCTGCGCGCGCTCGAAGCCTACGACTACCTGTTCTACGGACAGAAGAAGGCGCATTTCGTCATCGCCGAGCTCGTCAAGGATTCCACCAAGATCCGCGTGGTCGAGGACGAGACCGAGATCGTCAACGACGTGCCGTGCAAATTCCTGGAAAAGTTCGAGACCAGCGAGCGCGCCTACAAGGAGCTCGAGCACCTCACCACATTCGGGCACATGCAGACCGCGCTGCGCAAGACCGCGGTCGCGGGCTGA
- a CDS encoding type II and III secretion system protein family protein — MKCWENNPTRASLVHALPFAAIFALTFLSMQLPASAADDEIAAAPVVTPSVSAKTRFLPLGIGKSVVVDMPREVKDVLVADPKIANAVIRSRQRAYIIGAGVGQTNVVFFDADGQQVASYDIAVKRDLNGVRAALQQSLPGVQIEGVGDAVVLTGSVSSPVEAQQAGDVAARLVGGAEKVVNSIVVRGRDQVMLKVHVAEVRRDIIKQLGVDLGASMNYGTAVVNFNNTNPFTALGSPLVPSNGLSASSVLKGLPTVNATIRAMEQAGVIRTLAEPNLTAISGEAATFIAGGEFPIPAGYSCDPTTHVCTTQITYKKFGISLNFTPVVLSEGRISLRVMTEVSELSNDNAITVTQAFSAGSGNSITIPAIRTRRAETTLEIPSGGSMAMAGLIQQQTKQAVNGLPGLDQLPVLGQLFRSQDYVNNQTELMVLVTPYVVRAVAQKELSRPDDGFAPANDAQSALLGRINRIYGLATNIGPVGSYQGHFGFIID; from the coding sequence ATGAAATGCTGGGAAAACAACCCGACGCGGGCATCTCTGGTCCATGCGCTGCCGTTTGCGGCCATTTTCGCTTTGACGTTCTTGTCCATGCAGTTACCGGCCTCGGCGGCGGACGACGAGATTGCTGCGGCTCCGGTCGTTACTCCGAGCGTGTCCGCTAAGACGCGCTTTCTGCCGCTCGGCATCGGCAAATCCGTCGTCGTCGACATGCCGCGGGAGGTCAAGGACGTGCTCGTCGCGGACCCGAAGATCGCCAACGCCGTGATCCGGTCGCGCCAGCGCGCCTACATCATCGGTGCGGGCGTCGGCCAGACCAACGTCGTGTTCTTCGATGCCGACGGACAGCAGGTCGCCTCCTACGACATCGCGGTCAAGCGCGATCTCAACGGCGTTCGCGCGGCGCTGCAACAATCGCTGCCCGGAGTTCAGATCGAGGGCGTCGGCGACGCCGTGGTGCTGACCGGTTCGGTTTCGAGCCCGGTCGAGGCCCAGCAAGCCGGCGACGTCGCCGCGCGGCTGGTTGGCGGCGCCGAGAAGGTCGTCAACTCGATCGTCGTGCGCGGCCGCGACCAGGTGATGCTCAAGGTGCATGTGGCGGAAGTCCGCCGCGACATCATCAAGCAGCTCGGCGTCGATCTCGGCGCCAGCATGAACTACGGCACCGCGGTCGTGAACTTCAACAACACCAACCCGTTCACCGCGCTGGGCAGCCCGCTTGTGCCGAGTAACGGGCTTTCTGCTTCTTCCGTCCTCAAGGGACTGCCCACGGTCAACGCGACCATCCGCGCGATGGAGCAGGCGGGCGTGATCCGGACGCTGGCCGAGCCAAACCTCACGGCGATCTCGGGCGAGGCGGCGACCTTCATTGCCGGCGGCGAGTTTCCGATTCCGGCCGGCTATTCCTGCGATCCCACCACGCATGTCTGCACCACCCAGATCACCTACAAGAAATTCGGCATTTCGCTGAACTTCACGCCGGTCGTGCTGAGCGAGGGACGGATCAGCCTGCGGGTCATGACCGAGGTGTCCGAACTGTCGAACGACAACGCGATTACGGTAACGCAGGCATTTTCCGCCGGCTCGGGCAACTCGATCACGATTCCCGCGATCCGGACCCGCCGCGCCGAAACCACGCTGGAAATTCCCTCCGGCGGCTCGATGGCGATGGCCGGCCTGATCCAGCAGCAGACCAAGCAGGCCGTCAACGGCTTGCCGGGCCTCGATCAATTGCCTGTGCTGGGACAACTCTTCAGGAGCCAGGACTACGTCAACAACCAGACCGAGCTCATGGTCCTGGTGACGCCCTATGTCGTGCGCGCGGTTGCCCAGAAGGAGCTGTCGCGGCCTGACGACGGGTTTGCACCTGCAAACGACGCCCAATCGGCCCTGCTCGGCCGCATCAACCGGATTTACGGGCTTGCGACGAATATCGGACCGGTCGGCAGCTATCAGGGCCACTTCGGGTTCATCATTGACTGA
- a CDS encoding PilZ domain-containing protein, which translates to MLANRRRSERVVCRRLAKIQFGTGSLPRDCVITDISVGGVKVVAEHLEVPPEFTLIFSEGLPRHCRLVWRIGCEFGAEFVA; encoded by the coding sequence ATGTTGGCGAACCGTCGTAGAAGCGAGCGTGTTGTTTGCAGAAGGCTTGCAAAGATTCAATTCGGGACGGGGTCGTTGCCGCGCGATTGCGTGATCACTGACATCTCGGTCGGCGGCGTGAAGGTCGTTGCCGAACATCTCGAAGTGCCGCCGGAGTTTACCCTCATCTTCTCGGAAGGCCTGCCGCGCCACTGCCGCCTGGTCTGGCGGATCGGTTGCGAGTTCGGCGCCGAATTCGTCGCCTAG
- a CDS encoding penicillin-binding protein activator, whose product MVAPHDPTTPVSESQPSGTTRRAVVGLLLGAPLLSACAGVQQGLSQFSNPFDSSASAPAGPTQQPVVAGNGQVKVGLVLPLSAAGNAGVAAQSMRNAAEMALAEFQNPNIQLLIKDDGGSPQGAQQGTQQALDEGAEIILGPLFALSVPATAQLTRTRGVSVIAFSTDSSVAGRGVYLLSFLPESDVNRIVEYSVSIGKRSFAALLPDNAYGGVVEAAFKQAVGRKGGRIVAFEKYGADRAAPARTVASALGSADALLLADDGDSVVATADALTAAGANLRNIQLLGTGLWDNPRVYASPALQGGLYAAPDPSGFRAFSSRYRTKYGGEPVRTATLAYDAVALVAALARTQGGQRFASETLTNPSGFAGIDGLFRFRSDGTNERGLAVMRVATGGGTAVAGSPKSFGA is encoded by the coding sequence ATGGTAGCCCCGCACGATCCCACGACTCCGGTATCGGAGTCACAGCCCTCGGGTACGACCCGGCGGGCGGTGGTTGGCTTGCTGCTCGGCGCACCCCTGCTTTCGGCCTGCGCGGGGGTGCAACAGGGCCTCAGCCAGTTTTCCAACCCATTCGATTCGTCGGCGTCTGCGCCGGCCGGGCCGACGCAGCAGCCCGTTGTCGCGGGCAACGGCCAGGTCAAGGTCGGGCTGGTGCTGCCGCTGTCGGCCGCCGGCAACGCGGGTGTCGCGGCGCAGTCGATGCGGAATGCCGCCGAGATGGCGCTCGCCGAATTCCAGAACCCCAACATCCAGCTCCTGATCAAGGACGATGGCGGCAGCCCGCAAGGCGCCCAGCAGGGCACCCAGCAGGCGCTCGACGAGGGCGCCGAGATCATCCTCGGGCCGCTGTTCGCCCTGTCGGTTCCGGCGACCGCGCAACTGACGCGGACGCGCGGCGTTTCGGTGATCGCTTTCTCCACCGATTCGAGCGTCGCCGGCCGCGGCGTCTACCTCCTCAGCTTCCTGCCGGAGTCCGACGTCAACCGCATCGTCGAATATTCTGTCAGCATCGGAAAGCGATCCTTCGCGGCGCTGTTGCCCGACAACGCCTATGGCGGCGTGGTCGAGGCCGCGTTCAAGCAGGCGGTCGGCCGCAAGGGCGGCCGCATCGTCGCGTTCGAGAAATATGGCGCCGACCGCGCGGCCCCGGCGCGAACGGTGGCCTCCGCGCTCGGCTCGGCGGACGCGCTGCTGCTTGCCGATGACGGCGATTCGGTTGTCGCCACCGCCGATGCGCTGACCGCCGCCGGTGCGAACCTGCGCAACATCCAGTTGCTCGGCACAGGGCTGTGGGACAATCCGCGGGTCTATGCGAGCCCGGCGCTGCAAGGCGGCCTCTACGCGGCGCCGGACCCTTCCGGCTTCCGCGCGTTCTCCAGCCGCTACCGCACCAAATATGGCGGCGAGCCGGTGCGCACCGCGACGCTCGCCTATGATGCCGTGGCGCTGGTCGCGGCGCTGGCGCGGACGCAAGGAGGGCAGCGCTTCGCGTCGGAAACGCTGACCAATCCGTCCGGCTTTGCCGGCATTGACGGCCTGTTCCGCTTCCGCTCCGACGGCACCAATGAACGGGGACTTGCCGTGATGCGCGTCGCAACGGGCGGCGGCACGGCGGTCGCCGGTTCGCCGAAAAGCTTTGGCGCTTAG
- a CDS encoding AAA family ATPase yields MTRPPRQDIEESSAAAPPAANDHIAPAPRISVQAFCETEENAAAVRSAGEDRRLAKAHLTVKLGGMAAAIETYGDAPTPNVIVLESQGSGDILANLDDLAGVCDPGTRVIVIGNENDDVPYRELVRRGVNDYVVGPVGPLDVVRSICSLFSASEAVTVGRVIAVVGAKGGVGASTVAHNVAWSIARNLKLDSVVVDLDLAFGTAGLDYNQDPLQGIANAVFQPDRPDSAFIDRLLAKCTDHLSLLAAPATLDRVYDFGLNAFDAIFDTLRMTTPCIVLDVPHQWSGWTKRVLEGADDILIVAEPDLANLRNTKNILNILKASRPNDRVPLYCLNQVGMPKRPEIDTRSFAKTLESQPVAAIPFDCRLFGTAANNGQMIPEIAASHRASRMFHELAQRLTGLGETRKKARGSLFAPIINRLRTRSARG; encoded by the coding sequence ATGACCCGCCCGCCCCGTCAGGATATCGAAGAATCATCGGCCGCCGCGCCGCCGGCGGCGAACGATCATATCGCCCCCGCGCCCCGCATCTCGGTGCAGGCCTTCTGCGAGACCGAGGAGAACGCGGCCGCCGTGCGATCGGCCGGCGAGGATCGCCGCCTGGCCAAGGCGCATCTCACGGTCAAGCTCGGCGGCATGGCCGCCGCCATCGAAACCTATGGCGACGCGCCCACACCGAACGTGATCGTGCTGGAGAGCCAGGGCAGCGGCGACATCCTCGCCAATCTCGACGACCTTGCGGGCGTGTGCGATCCGGGCACGCGCGTCATCGTCATCGGCAACGAAAACGACGATGTGCCTTACCGCGAACTGGTGCGGCGCGGTGTCAATGATTACGTGGTCGGACCGGTCGGGCCGCTCGACGTGGTGCGCTCGATCTGCAGCCTGTTCTCGGCATCGGAAGCGGTGACCGTCGGACGGGTCATCGCGGTGGTCGGCGCCAAGGGCGGCGTCGGCGCATCCACGGTCGCGCACAATGTCGCCTGGTCGATCGCGCGCAACCTCAAGCTCGATTCCGTCGTCGTCGACCTCGACCTCGCCTTCGGCACCGCGGGCCTCGACTACAATCAGGATCCGTTGCAGGGCATCGCCAACGCGGTGTTCCAGCCCGACCGGCCGGACAGCGCGTTCATCGATCGCCTGCTCGCGAAATGCACCGACCATCTCAGCCTGCTCGCGGCACCGGCGACGCTCGACCGCGTCTACGACTTCGGCCTCAACGCGTTCGACGCGATCTTCGACACCCTGCGCATGACGACGCCGTGCATCGTGCTCGACGTTCCCCACCAATGGTCGGGATGGACCAAGCGCGTGCTGGAAGGCGCGGACGATATTTTGATCGTCGCCGAGCCTGATCTCGCCAACCTGCGCAACACCAAGAACATCCTGAACATTCTGAAGGCGTCGCGGCCCAACGACCGGGTCCCGCTCTACTGCCTCAATCAGGTCGGCATGCCGAAGCGGCCGGAAATCGACACGCGCAGTTTCGCCAAGACGCTCGAAAGCCAGCCGGTTGCGGCGATCCCGTTCGACTGTCGCCTGTTCGGCACCGCCGCCAACAACGGGCAGATGATTCCGGAAATCGCGGCCAGTCACCGCGCCAGCAGGATGTTTCACGAGCTCGCCCAGCGGCTGACCGGCCTCGGCGAAACCAGGAAGAAGGCGCGCGGCTCGTTGTTCGCGCCGATCATCAACAGGTTGCGGACGCGATCAGCGCGCGGCTGA
- the rsmI gene encoding 16S rRNA (cytidine(1402)-2'-O)-methyltransferase yields MRAKTTTVHGTESESGTANRTFSVAGHLLRAPRPAAGLYLVATPIGNLGDVTLRALETLAGVDMIACEDTRITRRLTERYAIAAELSPYHEHNAEAARPKILARLAQGAAIALVSDAGTPLISDPGFKLVREASAGGHAVIAVPGASSVLAALSVAALPTDRFFFEGFLPPKESGRRARLTELARIEATLVLFESGSRIQDTLAALAEIMGERDAAICRELTKLHEEITRAPLAALARRAAELETRGEFVVVIGPPAAHAHAMTTDALDALLRDELARGSVKDAVAHAVELSGRPRREIYARALELDRQIRGSDDEA; encoded by the coding sequence ATGCGCGCAAAAACCACCACCGTACATGGAACCGAGAGCGAGAGCGGAACCGCCAACAGGACATTTTCGGTCGCGGGTCACCTCCTGCGCGCGCCACGACCCGCGGCTGGTCTCTACCTCGTGGCGACCCCGATCGGCAATCTCGGCGACGTCACGCTGCGCGCGCTCGAGACGCTGGCGGGCGTCGACATGATCGCCTGCGAGGACACCCGTATCACCCGCCGCCTGACCGAGCGCTACGCGATCGCGGCGGAGCTCTCGCCCTATCATGAGCACAACGCCGAAGCCGCGCGGCCGAAGATTCTGGCGCGGCTCGCGCAAGGCGCAGCGATCGCGCTGGTCTCCGATGCCGGCACGCCGCTGATTTCCGATCCCGGCTTCAAGCTGGTGCGCGAGGCGAGCGCGGGCGGCCATGCCGTGATTGCGGTACCCGGTGCCTCTTCGGTGCTCGCCGCGCTTTCCGTCGCAGCGCTTCCGACCGACCGCTTCTTCTTCGAGGGTTTTCTGCCGCCGAAGGAAAGCGGACGCCGCGCCAGGCTCACCGAGCTCGCGCGCATCGAGGCGACGCTGGTGCTGTTCGAATCCGGCAGCCGCATCCAGGACACGCTTGCCGCACTCGCCGAGATCATGGGCGAACGGGACGCCGCGATCTGCCGCGAGCTGACCAAGCTGCATGAAGAGATCACGCGGGCGCCGCTCGCCGCGCTCGCGCGCCGTGCCGCCGAGCTGGAGACGCGCGGCGAATTCGTGGTCGTGATCGGTCCGCCGGCCGCGCATGCCCATGCCATGACGACGGACGCGCTCGACGCGCTCTTGCGCGACGAGCTCGCGCGCGGCAGCGTCAAGGACGCGGTCGCCCATGCGGTCGAATTGTCGGGACGTCCACGGCGCGAAATCTATGCCCGTGCCCTCGAGCTCGACCGCCAGATCAGGGGCAGCGATGACGAAGCCTGA
- the gshB gene encoding glutathione synthase, whose translation MKLNVAVQMDPIARINVRGDSTFALLLEAQKRGHGLSYYTPDKLSLRGDELAAPVQVLTVRDEAGDHFTLGEPRREPLSNFDVILLRQDPPFDLAYITSTHFLERLHPKTLVVNNPVSVRNAPEKLFVMNFPQLMPPTLISRDLDEINSFRDQHGAVVMKPLHGHGGAAVFRVLPQDMNFGSLYDMFSVTFKEPWVIQRFLPEVKDGDKRIILVDGEFAGAVNRVPAADDLRSNMVRGGAAQATELSEREREICTTIGPELKRQGLLFVGIDVIDGYLTEINVTSPTGIRAIARLGGPDIAARIWDSIEAKRKSGT comes from the coding sequence ATGAAATTGAATGTCGCCGTCCAGATGGACCCCATTGCCCGCATCAACGTCCGCGGCGATTCCACCTTCGCGCTGCTCCTCGAAGCGCAGAAACGCGGACACGGGCTGTCCTATTACACCCCCGACAAGCTCTCGCTGCGCGGCGATGAGCTGGCGGCGCCGGTGCAAGTGCTCACGGTGCGCGACGAGGCGGGCGATCACTTTACCCTCGGCGAGCCCCGGCGCGAGCCCCTGTCGAATTTCGACGTGATCCTGCTGCGGCAGGATCCGCCCTTCGACCTCGCCTACATCACCTCGACGCATTTCCTGGAGCGGCTCCACCCGAAGACGCTGGTCGTGAACAACCCGGTGAGCGTCCGCAACGCGCCGGAAAAACTGTTCGTGATGAATTTTCCGCAATTGATGCCGCCGACCTTGATCTCGCGCGACCTCGACGAGATCAATTCGTTCCGCGACCAGCACGGCGCCGTCGTCATGAAGCCGCTGCACGGCCATGGCGGCGCCGCGGTATTCCGCGTATTGCCGCAGGACATGAACTTCGGCTCGCTCTACGACATGTTCTCGGTGACCTTCAAGGAACCCTGGGTGATCCAGCGCTTCCTTCCCGAGGTCAAGGACGGCGACAAGCGCATCATCCTGGTCGACGGCGAGTTCGCGGGCGCCGTCAATCGCGTGCCGGCGGCGGACGATCTGCGCTCCAACATGGTGCGCGGCGGCGCCGCACAGGCGACAGAGCTGAGCGAGCGCGAGCGCGAGATCTGCACGACCATCGGGCCCGAGCTGAAGCGGCAGGGCCTGCTGTTCGTCGGCATCGACGTCATCGACGGCTACCTGACCGAAATCAACGTGACATCGCCGACCGGCATTCGCGCCATCGCCCGCCTCGGTGGGCCCGACATCGCGGCAAGAATCTGGGATTCGATCGAGGCGAAGCGGAAATCCGGCACTTGA
- a CDS encoding 2Fe-2S iron-sulfur cluster-binding protein encodes MIQVTFITNGGKTVSAPENSNLLRVSLREQGGIPFKCGGGLCGTCRCRIEQGLENTDAIKPKERKHLTEEEFRQGYRMACQTFMTGDVSVSWVPLAERRAQAARPTEPAASSEAVSEGRSGE; translated from the coding sequence ATGATCCAGGTCACCTTCATCACCAACGGCGGCAAGACGGTCAGCGCACCCGAGAACAGCAACCTGTTGCGCGTCTCGCTGCGCGAGCAGGGCGGCATCCCCTTCAAATGCGGCGGCGGGCTGTGCGGCACCTGCCGCTGCCGCATCGAGCAGGGCCTCGAGAACACCGACGCGATCAAGCCGAAGGAGCGCAAGCACCTCACCGAGGAGGAGTTTCGCCAGGGCTACCGGATGGCCTGCCAGACCTTCATGACCGGCGATGTCAGCGTGTCATGGGTGCCGCTGGCCGAGCGCCGCGCGCAGGCCGCGCGTCCCACCGAACCGGCCGCTTCCAGCGAGGCGGTGTCCGAAGGCCGGAGCGGCGAGTAG
- a CDS encoding GntR family transcriptional regulator, with amino-acid sequence MALGTGSSKRRLGEEHSSLHGQVINELRQAILSGRLKPGERLVEERLADELGVSRNPVREAIRALASEGLIEVAARRGASVAVMSEQEARETIEVRALLEGQNARLAARRHDQRIIHRIQAVLDKGTAAVAAGHFDQLFELNQQFHSELAAAGQNRVLGELLQRLRDRTAMLFAPTDPARQSRSWNEHAAILRAIIEGDERSAASLAAEHVMRAGMDFLIGLDAIGELPAVPRTASGEQNAASRMLKTADED; translated from the coding sequence ATGGCTTTGGGCACCGGATCATCCAAGCGCCGGCTCGGCGAGGAGCATTCGTCGCTGCACGGCCAGGTCATCAACGAGTTGCGACAGGCGATCCTGTCGGGACGGCTGAAGCCCGGTGAGCGCCTGGTCGAGGAACGGCTTGCGGACGAGCTCGGCGTCTCGCGCAATCCGGTGCGCGAGGCAATCCGCGCGCTCGCCTCCGAAGGCCTGATCGAGGTTGCCGCGCGCCGCGGCGCGTCCGTTGCGGTGATGTCGGAACAGGAAGCGCGCGAAACCATCGAGGTGCGCGCGCTGCTCGAAGGGCAGAATGCAAGGCTCGCGGCGCGGCGCCACGACCAGCGGATCATCCACCGCATCCAGGCCGTGCTCGACAAGGGCACCGCGGCGGTGGCGGCCGGGCATTTCGATCAGCTGTTCGAGCTCAACCAGCAATTCCACAGCGAGCTTGCAGCCGCCGGCCAGAACCGCGTGCTGGGCGAGCTGCTGCAGCGGCTGCGCGACCGCACCGCGATGCTGTTCGCGCCGACCGATCCGGCGCGGCAGTCGCGTTCCTGGAACGAGCATGCCGCGATCCTGCGCGCCATCATCGAAGGCGACGAGCGATCAGCCGCCTCGCTCGCGGCGGAACATGTGATGCGCGCCGGCATGGATTTCCTGATCGGGCTTGATGCGATCGGCGAGCTGCCGGCGGTGCCGCGTACGGCTTCGGGCGAGCAGAACGCTGCGTCGCGAATGCTGAAGACGGCCGACGAAGACTGA